One segment of Brassica napus cultivar Da-Ae chromosome C3, Da-Ae, whole genome shotgun sequence DNA contains the following:
- the LOC106387136 gene encoding transcription factor DIVARICATA, whose translation MEILRPATTSHVSVGNWLMEETESNVPLAASPDAATWTVAENKAFENALAVYDDNTPDRWQKVAAAIPGKTVSDVIKQYNDLEADLSSIEAGLIPVPGYITSPFTLDWAAGGGCDGFKPGHPVGNKRSTAGRSPELERKKGVPWTEEEHKLFLMGLKKYGKGDWRNISRNFVITRTPTQVASHAQKYFIRQHSGGKDKRRASIHDITTVNLQDEASLETSKSSIVAREQRSRLAAFPWSQTDNNGTHADAFNITIGNAISGVHSYGQALLGPFNTVDSCYDAQNTMFQL comes from the exons ATGGAGATTCTGAGACCGGCGACGACGTCTCACGTGTCCGTTGGCAACTGGCTCATGGAGGAGACAGAGAGCAACGTCCCCTTGGCAGCTTCTCCCGATGCCGCCACGTGGACGGTAGCTGAGAACAAGGCGTTCGAGAATGCTCTGGCAGTTTACGACGACAACACTCCTGACCGGTGGCAGAAAGTAGCGGCGGCGATTCCGGGGAAGACCGTGAGTGACGTCATCAAACAGTATAACGACCTGGAAGCTGACCTCAGCAGCATCGAGGCCGGTTTAATCCCTGTTCCCGGTTACATCACCTCCCCTTTCACTCTTGATTGGGCCGCCGGCGGTGGTTGTGATGGATTTAAACCGGGTCATCCGGTTGGTAATAAAAGGTCGACGGCCGGAAGATCGCCGGAGTTGGAGCGGAAGAAAGGTGTTCCTTGGACGGAGGAAGAACACAA GTTATTTCTAATGGGTTTGAAGAAGTACGGGAAAGGAGATTGGAGGAACATATCTAGAAACTTTGTGATAACACGAACGCCGACACAAGTCGCTAGTCACGCCCAAAAATACTTTATCCGGCAACATTCCGGCGGCAAGGACAAGAGACGAGCAAGCATACACGACATAACCACTGTGAATCTCCAAGACGAAGCTTCTTTGGAAACCAGCAAGAGCTCCATCGTTGCACGAGAGCAGCGTTCAAGACTAGCCGCGTTTCCTTGGAGCCAAACGGACAACAATGGAACGCATGCAGACGCTTTCAACATAACGATTGGAAACGCTATTAGTGGCGTTCACTCTTATGGTCAGGCTCTGCTAGGGCCGTTTAACACCGTGGATTCTTGCTATGACGCGCAGAACACAATGTTTCAGCTATAA